From the Deinococcus radiophilus genome, one window contains:
- the rplF gene encoding 50S ribosomal protein L6: MSRIGKAPITVPGGVTVSVEDGVLKAKGPKGELSVPFHKALTVKQDGDQLVVERDNDKPEIRAQHGLARSLIANAVQGVSDGYTINLELRGVGFRAKMSGKALELAIGYSHPVIIDPPEGVTFAVPEPTKIDVTGIDKQLVGQVAANVRRVRKPDAYHGKGVRFLGEHIPLKPGKAGAK, from the coding sequence ATGTCCCGTATTGGTAAAGCACCTATTACTGTGCCCGGTGGCGTCACGGTCAGCGTCGAAGACGGTGTCCTGAAAGCCAAGGGACCTAAGGGCGAATTGAGCGTGCCCTTCCACAAGGCCCTGACCGTCAAGCAAGATGGCGATCAGCTGGTGGTGGAACGTGATAACGATAAGCCTGAAATCCGTGCCCAGCACGGCCTGGCCCGTAGCCTGATCGCAAATGCCGTTCAAGGTGTCAGCGATGGTTACACCATCAACCTGGAACTGCGTGGTGTAGGTTTCCGCGCCAAGATGTCCGGTAAAGCCCTGGAACTGGCCATCGGTTACAGCCACCCAGTGATTATTGATCCGCCCGAAGGCGTGACCTTCGCCGTACCTGAACCCACCAAAATTGACGTGACTGGCATTGATAAGCAGCTGGTCGGTCAGGTGGCTGCCAATGTTCGCCGCGTGCGTAAGCCCGATGCCTACCACGGCAAAGGTGTGCGCTTCCTGGGTGAGCATATTCCTCTCAAACCCGGTAAGGCTGGAGCGAAATAA
- the rplR gene encoding 50S ribosomal protein L18 — translation MSNMTATRRKLRARRKVRTAMGTRPRLSIFRSDKHIYAQIIDDNTGTTLAAASTGALKDAATGTKSERAAAVGKALAEAAVAKGVKQVAFDRGQYRYHGRVKALADAAREGGLDF, via the coding sequence ATGAGCAACATGACTGCAACCCGCCGCAAGCTGCGCGCTCGCCGCAAGGTGCGCACCGCCATGGGCACCCGTCCCCGCCTGAGCATCTTCCGCTCGGACAAGCACATCTACGCCCAGATCATCGACGACAATACCGGCACTACGCTGGCCGCTGCCTCAACTGGCGCTCTGAAAGACGCCGCAACCGGCACCAAGTCCGAGCGTGCTGCTGCTGTAGGCAAGGCCCTGGCCGAAGCCGCTGTAGCCAAGGGCGTCAAACAAGTTGCATTTGACCGTGGTCAGTACCGTTACCACGGACGTGTCAAAGCGCTGGCAGACGCCGCGCGGGAGGGTGGCCTTGACTTTTAA
- the rpsE gene encoding 30S ribosomal protein S5, translated as MTFNRRNDRQDSEFEEKMLFVNRTSKTYQGGRRFRFAALVILGDRNGRVGMGIGKAKEVPMAIEKAKSVARKNMITVPVDNGTIPHDIVGEGTTSRVLLKRAAPGTGVIAGTVPRSIAELAGITDMLSKELGSRNQINVAYAVFDGLQKLRTPQQVRELLDSEGVSPLTGGSL; from the coding sequence TTGACTTTTAATCGCCGTAACGACCGTCAGGACAGCGAATTTGAAGAAAAGATGCTGTTCGTTAACCGCACCTCGAAAACCTACCAGGGTGGTCGCCGCTTCCGTTTCGCCGCTCTGGTGATCCTGGGCGACCGCAATGGCCGCGTGGGCATGGGTATCGGCAAAGCCAAAGAAGTGCCGATGGCCATTGAAAAAGCCAAGTCCGTGGCTCGCAAGAACATGATCACCGTGCCGGTAGACAATGGCACCATTCCTCACGACATCGTGGGTGAAGGTACCACCAGCCGTGTGCTGCTCAAGCGCGCTGCTCCCGGTACTGGTGTCATTGCAGGGACTGTGCCCCGTTCTATTGCCGAATTGGCCGGAATCACCGACATGCTTAGCAAAGAGCTGGGCAGCCGCAACCAGATCAATGTGGCCTACGCCGTGTTTGACGGGTTGCAGAAACTGCGTACGCCTCAGCAGGTCCGTGAACTGCTGGACAGTGAAGGCGTGTCGCCCCTGACTGGAGGCTCGCTGTGA
- the rpmD gene encoding 50S ribosomal protein L30, with product MKITLKRSVIGRPQEQRDTVKALGLRKIGQSREVQDSPAVRGMLRKVEHLVEVQQ from the coding sequence ATCAAAATCACCCTGAAACGCAGTGTGATCGGCCGTCCACAGGAACAGCGTGACACGGTCAAAGCACTGGGTCTGCGTAAGATTGGTCAGTCCCGCGAAGTGCAGGATAGCCCCGCGGTGCGTGGGATGCTCCGCAAAGTTGAACATCTGGTGGAGGTTCAGCAATGA
- the rplO gene encoding 50S ribosomal protein L15 produces MKLHDLQPAPGSRRNRKRIGRGPGGTDKTAGRGHKGQKSRSGAGKGQFFEGGRSTLISRLPKRGFNNVGTTFEVVNLSQLAALEGDTIDRAALEQAGLVRRKDRPVKLLGGGELSRAVTVQVDAASASAVKAVEAAGGQVQVTAAPEKAE; encoded by the coding sequence ATGAAACTGCATGACCTGCAGCCTGCTCCCGGTTCACGCCGGAACCGTAAGCGTATAGGCCGTGGTCCTGGCGGTACCGATAAGACCGCTGGACGTGGTCACAAAGGTCAGAAGAGCCGCAGTGGTGCAGGTAAAGGCCAGTTCTTCGAAGGTGGCCGCAGCACCCTGATCAGCCGTCTGCCTAAGCGCGGCTTTAACAACGTGGGCACCACCTTCGAAGTGGTGAACCTAAGCCAGTTGGCTGCCCTTGAAGGTGACACCATTGACCGCGCTGCTCTGGAGCAGGCTGGTCTGGTGCGCCGTAAGGACCGTCCCGTCAAATTGCTGGGCGGGGGCGAACTGAGCCGTGCTGTCACTGTTCAGGTAGACGCTGCTAGCGCCAGCGCCGTAAAAGCTGTGGAAGCAGCTGGCGGTCAAGTGCAAGTGACTGCTGCCCCGGAGAAGGCCGAGTAA
- the secY gene encoding preprotein translocase subunit SecY produces MLRAFREAFQTPELLRKIVFTLLLLAVYRLGSAIPTPGVNVAALQNATNNDLFGLLSFISGGNLTQFSIFALGVLPYITASIVIQLLTRTVPQLEKLSKEGEEGRKRINQLTRYAAVALGAFQALFFSLYITSNPGFIAVGWDPGLFTTLVMVLTQVAGVALTMWIGERITDVGIGNGISLIIVAGIIGVYPAEIAATAELFRTGQLQLLPLLAFIGIILLTIIGIVYVYQAERRVPITYARARGGAAGTARRAGQATWLPIKVNQAGVIPVIFASAMMILPNLIGSAAASRWPQVNEFVQTYLTFGSPWYMALEALLIFGFTFLYNSVQFDPKRISEQLRESGAFIPGVRPGTPTTQFLGNISSRLSLWGAVFLVILTIMPQIVQSLTGITTFMFSGTGLLIIAGVALETLKQLEAQLTVRRYDGFIRKGRLRDRVT; encoded by the coding sequence ATGCTCCGCGCCTTCCGCGAAGCCTTCCAGACTCCGGAGCTGCTGCGGAAGATAGTGTTTACCCTGCTCCTGTTGGCGGTCTACCGCCTCGGGAGCGCCATTCCTACGCCGGGGGTCAATGTGGCGGCGCTTCAAAATGCCACCAACAATGACCTGTTCGGCCTGCTGAGCTTTATTTCAGGCGGCAACCTCACGCAATTTTCCATTTTTGCGCTGGGGGTGCTGCCTTATATCACTGCCAGCATCGTGATTCAGCTGCTGACCCGTACGGTGCCGCAGCTGGAAAAGCTCAGTAAGGAAGGCGAGGAAGGCCGTAAGCGTATCAACCAGCTCACTCGCTATGCGGCTGTCGCTCTGGGGGCCTTCCAGGCACTCTTCTTCTCGCTGTATATCACCAGTAATCCTGGCTTTATTGCAGTGGGTTGGGATCCAGGGCTGTTCACCACACTGGTGATGGTGTTGACTCAGGTTGCTGGGGTGGCCCTGACCATGTGGATCGGTGAGCGGATTACGGATGTGGGTATCGGCAACGGCATCAGCCTGATTATTGTGGCAGGCATCATCGGGGTTTACCCTGCGGAAATTGCCGCAACCGCAGAACTGTTCCGTACGGGACAGCTCCAACTGTTGCCACTTCTGGCCTTTATCGGCATTATCCTGCTGACCATCATCGGCATTGTCTATGTGTATCAGGCTGAGCGCCGGGTACCCATTACTTATGCCCGTGCCCGTGGGGGAGCCGCAGGAACGGCCCGCCGTGCTGGTCAGGCCACTTGGCTGCCGATCAAAGTGAACCAGGCCGGCGTCATTCCTGTGATTTTTGCTTCTGCGATGATGATTCTGCCCAACCTGATTGGCTCGGCGGCGGCTTCACGCTGGCCCCAGGTCAATGAGTTTGTGCAGACCTACTTGACCTTTGGGTCGCCCTGGTATATGGCACTGGAAGCCCTGCTGATTTTTGGGTTTACCTTTCTCTATAACTCGGTGCAGTTTGATCCCAAGCGGATCAGTGAGCAGCTGCGCGAGTCGGGAGCCTTTATTCCGGGTGTCCGTCCAGGTACACCAACCACCCAGTTCTTGGGGAACATCAGCTCACGCCTGAGCCTTTGGGGAGCTGTCTTTCTGGTGATTTTGACCATCATGCCTCAGATTGTGCAGAGCCTGACGGGGATCACCACCTTTATGTTCAGCGGAACGGGTCTGCTGATTATTGCGGGTGTGGCTCTGGAAACGCTCAAGCAACTGGAAGCCCAACTGACCGTGCGCCGCTACGATGGATTTATTCGTAAGGGCCGTTTGCGCGACCGGGTGACCTGA
- a CDS encoding adenylate kinase — MTIDQPSQPSNHQVIIFLGPPGAGKGTQAERLAAEAGLIKISTGDILRDHVARKTELGEQVAPILAAGQLVPDHILVALIRDYLSGLSSLRVIFDGFPRTVPQAQALDELLHELGAPVQAAILLEVPDEELIGRIVERGRQAAAAGQPVRSDDTEEVARRRQQVYREETAPLIEYYHNCGRLTEVDGTGSMDDVYGRIQATVVPS, encoded by the coding sequence GTGACGATAGACCAGCCATCTCAACCTTCCAACCACCAAGTCATTATCTTTCTGGGCCCTCCCGGCGCAGGGAAGGGAACACAGGCCGAGCGCCTGGCCGCCGAAGCCGGACTGATCAAGATCAGCACGGGTGATATTCTGCGCGACCATGTGGCCCGTAAGACTGAATTGGGGGAACAAGTGGCCCCGATTCTGGCGGCAGGTCAACTGGTGCCAGATCATATCTTGGTGGCCCTGATTCGTGACTACCTGAGTGGATTGTCCTCGCTGCGTGTAATCTTTGATGGGTTCCCGCGTACGGTGCCGCAGGCTCAGGCCCTGGATGAGCTTCTGCACGAACTGGGTGCTCCGGTTCAAGCCGCCATCTTATTGGAAGTGCCCGATGAAGAACTGATTGGACGTATCGTGGAGCGGGGCCGTCAGGCTGCTGCTGCTGGACAACCTGTTCGGAGCGATGACACCGAGGAGGTGGCGCGCCGCCGTCAACAGGTCTACCGGGAGGAAACGGCACCACTGATCGAGTACTATCACAATTGTGGACGACTGACCGAAGTGGACGGTACGGGGAGCATGGATGATGTGTACGGACGTATTCAGGCCACCGTTGTCCCCAGCTGA
- the infA gene encoding translation initiation factor IF-1, translating to MPEQNEKRKKEDSDVVRAEGVVEEALPNTTFKVKLDTGHEILAYISGKMRIHYIRILPGDRVVLEISPYDTTRGRIVYRR from the coding sequence ATGCCGGAACAAAACGAGAAGCGCAAGAAGGAAGACTCGGATGTCGTACGCGCCGAAGGTGTGGTTGAAGAGGCTTTGCCCAACACCACCTTTAAGGTAAAGCTGGACACGGGTCATGAGATTCTGGCCTACATCAGCGGAAAAATGCGGATTCACTACATTCGTATTCTCCCTGGGGACCGGGTTGTTCTGGAAATCAGTCCTTATGACACCACGCGGGGCCGTATCGTTTACCGCAGATAA
- the rpmJ gene encoding 50S ribosomal protein L36 produces MKVRSSVKRMCDNCRVIRRHGRVFVICTNVKHKQRQG; encoded by the coding sequence ATGAAAGTTCGCAGTAGTGTCAAAAGAATGTGTGACAACTGCCGAGTGATCCGCCGTCACGGCCGGGTTTTCGTCATTTGCACCAACGTGAAGCATAAGCAAAGGCAGGGCTGA
- the rpsM gene encoding 30S ribosomal protein S13 → MARIAGVDLPREKRVEIGLTYIYGIGLTRSREILERTGVSPDTRIKDLSEAEQSTLRDAIEKTYKVEGDLRSEVGQNIKRLMDIGAYRGLRHRRGLPVRGQKTKTNARTRKGPKKTVAGKKKAAR, encoded by the coding sequence ATGGCGCGTATTGCTGGAGTTGACCTCCCACGCGAAAAGCGTGTGGAAATTGGCCTGACCTATATCTACGGTATCGGCCTGACCCGCAGCCGCGAGATTCTGGAGCGCACTGGTGTGAGCCCAGATACCCGCATCAAGGACCTGAGCGAAGCAGAGCAGTCCACCCTGCGTGACGCGATTGAAAAGACCTACAAGGTCGAAGGCGATCTGCGTAGTGAAGTGGGCCAGAACATTAAGCGCCTGATGGATATCGGTGCTTACCGTGGTCTGCGTCACCGCCGTGGCCTGCCCGTACGCGGTCAGAAGACCAAAACCAACGCCCGTACCCGCAAAGGTCCCAAAAAGACCGTTGCTGGCAAGAAGAAAGCAGCGAGGTAA
- the rpsK gene encoding 30S ribosomal protein S11 — MAKTTKGRAPRRSRRNIAAGRAYVHASYNNTIVTITDQDGNSVAWSSGGTIGYKGSKKGTPYAAQLAAADAVKKAQQSFGMNSVDVIVRGSGSGREQAIRAIQASGIEVRSIMDDTPVPHNGCRPKKKFRA, encoded by the coding sequence ATGGCCAAGACCACCAAAGGCAGAGCACCCCGCCGCAGCCGCCGCAACATTGCTGCGGGCCGCGCATATGTGCATGCCAGCTACAACAACACCATCGTCACCATCACCGACCAAGACGGCAACTCCGTGGCGTGGTCGTCCGGCGGTACCATCGGCTACAAGGGCAGCAAAAAGGGTACTCCCTACGCTGCCCAGCTGGCCGCCGCTGACGCGGTGAAAAAAGCCCAGCAGTCCTTCGGCATGAACTCGGTGGACGTGATTGTCCGCGGCTCCGGCTCCGGCCGTGAGCAGGCGATCCGCGCCATTCAGGCCAGTGGCATTGAAGTGCGTTCCATCATGGACGACACTCCTGTGCCTCACAACGGCTGCCGTCCCAAGAAGAAGTTCCGCGCCTGA
- the rpsD gene encoding 30S ribosomal protein S4, with amino-acid sequence MGRFSGSIVKQSRREGINLAETEKVQKYLDRRPYAPGQHGQRRGRGRPSDYSVRLREKQKLSRLYGMSEKQFRNLFEEATRQPGVLGTVFLQLLERRLDNVVFRMGFASTRRQARQFVGHGHILVNGKKVDIASYRVKIGDEITVAEKSRSMGFVQENMEAMKRRRPSPWLEVNAETFSGTFNRLPAREDLALPINENFIIEYYSR; translated from the coding sequence ATGGGTCGTTTTAGTGGTTCCATCGTGAAACAAAGCCGCCGTGAAGGCATCAACCTGGCGGAAACGGAAAAGGTTCAGAAGTACTTGGACCGCCGTCCTTACGCTCCCGGTCAGCACGGTCAGCGCCGTGGCCGTGGTCGCCCGAGCGATTACTCGGTGCGTCTGCGTGAAAAGCAGAAGCTGTCCCGTCTATACGGTATGAGCGAAAAGCAATTCCGTAACCTCTTCGAAGAGGCCACCCGTCAGCCTGGCGTGCTGGGCACGGTTTTCCTGCAGTTGCTGGAGCGCCGCTTGGATAACGTCGTGTTCCGCATGGGCTTTGCCAGCACCCGCCGCCAGGCCCGTCAGTTCGTAGGTCACGGTCATATTCTGGTCAACGGCAAGAAAGTTGACATTGCCTCTTACCGCGTCAAGATCGGTGATGAAATCACCGTGGCGGAAAAGAGCCGCTCCATGGGCTTTGTGCAGGAAAACATGGAGGCCATGAAGCGCCGCCGCCCCAGCCCCTGGCTTGAAGTCAACGCTGAAACCTTCAGCGGTACGTTTAACCGCCTACCTGCCCGTGAAGATCTGGCCCTGCCGATCAACGAAAACTTCATCATCGAGTACTACTCGCGCTAA
- a CDS encoding DNA-directed RNA polymerase subunit alpha, whose translation MDQKRPQLKARVEGNYGEFVLEPLNRGYGVTIGNPIRRILMSSIQGTAVTSVYIEDVLHEFSTIPGVKEDVIRLILNLKELVVKFHAPGPKTLTLRAQGQGVIRASDFEVPSDAEIVNPDLEIANLADDGQLVMEVRVEEGEGYMPAEKHATKDRINSIPVDAMFNPVRRVAYHVENTRVGRQTDLDKLILRIWTDGSATPQDVLDQAIEILREELMVFGTVEELEEVESGVVEYTMSAEPTQAETEAATETVDSTESDFVGGEPSVSLEGLGLTTRVLHSLKEEGIDSVDALCALSDRDLKKVPGIGERSLDEIKQQLAQFGKALRD comes from the coding sequence ATGGATCAGAAGCGCCCTCAACTCAAAGCCCGCGTCGAAGGAAACTATGGCGAGTTCGTGCTCGAACCACTTAACCGTGGTTACGGGGTCACCATCGGCAACCCTATTCGGCGCATTCTGATGTCCTCGATTCAGGGAACTGCCGTCACCAGTGTTTACATTGAAGACGTGCTGCACGAGTTCTCGACCATTCCTGGAGTCAAAGAAGATGTTATTCGACTGATTCTGAACCTCAAGGAACTGGTGGTGAAGTTTCACGCTCCCGGTCCCAAGACCCTGACCCTACGTGCTCAGGGCCAAGGGGTGATCCGGGCCTCTGACTTTGAAGTTCCAAGTGACGCCGAAATCGTGAATCCGGATCTGGAAATTGCCAACCTGGCCGATGACGGTCAATTGGTGATGGAAGTGCGCGTAGAAGAAGGCGAAGGCTACATGCCTGCCGAGAAGCACGCCACCAAGGACCGCATCAACTCGATTCCGGTAGACGCGATGTTCAACCCGGTGCGCCGTGTGGCCTACCACGTGGAAAACACCCGTGTGGGCCGTCAGACCGACCTGGATAAGTTGATCTTGCGCATCTGGACGGATGGCAGCGCCACCCCACAGGATGTGCTGGACCAAGCCATTGAGATTCTGCGAGAAGAATTAATGGTGTTCGGTACGGTGGAAGAACTAGAAGAAGTCGAAAGCGGCGTGGTGGAGTACACCATGTCCGCCGAGCCTACTCAGGCTGAAACCGAAGCTGCCACTGAAACTGTGGACAGCACCGAATCCGACTTTGTCGGTGGTGAGCCGAGTGTCAGCCTGGAAGGTCTGGGACTGACCACCCGCGTTCTGCACTCGCTCAAAGAAGAAGGCATTGACAGCGTTGATGCCCTGTGCGCCCTGAGTGACCGCGACCTGAAAAAGGTACCGGGCATTGGTGAGCGCAGCCTAGATGAGATCAAACAGCAACTGGCCCAGTTTGGCAAGGCGCTGCGCGACTAA
- the rplQ gene encoding 50S ribosomal protein L17, producing the protein MRHGRAGRKLNRNSSARTALARAQATALLREGRIQTTLTKAKELRPYVEKLITTAKGGDLHARRLLAQDIHDKEVVSKVMEEIAPRYAERSGGYTRILKTGTRRGDATTMALIELV; encoded by the coding sequence ATGCGTCACGGAAGAGCTGGCCGCAAGCTGAACCGCAACAGCAGCGCCCGCACGGCACTGGCCCGCGCTCAAGCCACGGCACTGCTGCGCGAAGGCCGCATCCAAACCACCCTCACCAAGGCTAAGGAACTGCGCCCTTACGTCGAGAAGCTGATTACCACCGCCAAAGGTGGAGATCTGCACGCCCGCCGTCTGCTGGCTCAGGACATTCACGACAAAGAAGTCGTGAGCAAGGTCATGGAAGAAATCGCTCCTCGCTACGCCGAGCGCAGCGGTGGCTACACCCGCATTCTCAAGACCGGCACTCGCCGTGGGGACGCGACCACCATGGCCCTGATCGAGCTGGTCTAA
- the trxA gene encoding thioredoxin, producing MKPVEMTDSNFGTELGDGLTLVDFWAPWCGPCRIIGPVLEELAEDYDGRVKIGKVNVDENPGTAGQFRVMSIPTLILFKDGQPVEQMVGAAPKRSFETLLNKHLEATN from the coding sequence ATGAAACCTGTTGAGATGACCGACAGCAACTTTGGCACCGAACTGGGCGACGGACTGACCCTGGTAGATTTCTGGGCACCCTGGTGTGGCCCCTGCCGCATCATCGGCCCTGTCCTGGAAGAGCTGGCTGAAGACTATGATGGCCGCGTCAAAATCGGCAAGGTCAACGTGGATGAGAACCCAGGCACTGCCGGCCAGTTCCGCGTGATGAGCATCCCTACCCTGATCCTGTTCAAAGACGGCCAACCCGTCGAGCAGATGGTCGGCGCTGCCCCCAAACGCTCTTTTGAAACTTTGCTGAACAAACACCTCGAAGCCACCAACTAA
- a CDS encoding DUF309 domain-containing protein, whose amino-acid sequence MTHSGADFPEAWLAGARRFDAGEWWQAHEAWEEEWLQAEGQRRAALQALILLAAALHKRWRQGRPTRNNFVKAQAYLRELPAGAYGLDWMALERAVDVALDGDVAPTALSLPLLGQGQLN is encoded by the coding sequence ATGACACACAGCGGCGCAGATTTTCCGGAGGCCTGGTTGGCCGGAGCCCGCCGCTTTGATGCAGGGGAGTGGTGGCAAGCGCATGAGGCCTGGGAGGAGGAATGGCTGCAGGCTGAGGGGCAGCGCCGGGCGGCCTTGCAGGCCCTGATTCTGCTGGCAGCGGCCCTACATAAGCGTTGGCGTCAAGGACGGCCCACCCGCAACAACTTTGTCAAGGCGCAGGCGTACCTGCGTGAATTGCCTGCAGGAGCTTACGGCTTAGATTGGATGGCCCTTGAACGTGCTGTAGATGTGGCCCTGGACGGAGATGTCGCGCCTACTGCATTGTCGTTGCCGCTGTTGGGCCAAGGGCAGCTCAACTAA
- a CDS encoding LabA-like NYN domain-containing protein produces MNSTRIALFVDGASIYSAAKRLGWNFDHQKILEYFRATGAVHNAFYYTALSTQEGDKQKRFTDALIYMGYTVRTQPLREVADEGGVSCRRTSLDIELITDLLTTLDHYDVAVLVTGDGGYGRPLEALRARGKRSIVVNLPEMTSAELRNAADDYLDLRNLRHEFERPGYRLPSDGRTGSDLRRGELTGPDLFYGRWEHR; encoded by the coding sequence ATGAATTCAACGCGTATTGCCCTATTCGTAGATGGGGCCAGTATTTACTCGGCGGCCAAACGCCTGGGTTGGAACTTCGATCATCAGAAGATTCTGGAATATTTCCGTGCAACGGGGGCGGTGCATAATGCGTTTTATTACACGGCATTGTCCACCCAAGAAGGCGACAAGCAAAAGCGCTTTACCGACGCGCTGATTTATATGGGGTATACCGTCCGTACCCAGCCGCTGCGCGAGGTGGCGGATGAGGGTGGAGTGTCTTGCCGCCGGACCAGCTTGGATATTGAGCTGATCACCGACCTTCTCACTACTTTGGATCACTACGATGTGGCCGTGCTGGTCACTGGGGATGGTGGCTATGGTCGCCCGCTGGAGGCGCTACGGGCACGGGGCAAACGCAGCATAGTGGTCAATCTGCCGGAGATGACCAGCGCTGAACTCCGCAATGCTGCTGACGACTATCTAGATCTTCGGAACCTGCGCCACGAATTCGAGCGCCCCGGGTACCGCTTGCCCAGTGATGGGCGCACGGGAAGCGACCTGCGGCGCGGTGAACTAACTGGACCGGACCTATTTTATGGGCGCTGGGAGCACCGATGA
- the plsX gene encoding phosphate acyltransferase PlsX — translation MSAEAKRNAAPLGLPIALDAMGGDYGVEPNVAGAVAAARAGVSVLLVGREPQIHAELAKHPGSSSLPLRVIDTSDVIGMEEHARDVRSRREASINVCTQLVREDRAAAVVSMGHSGAAMASALLTLGRLPGVDRPAMLTHLPAKTGFVTLLDVGANADVKAAYLAQWALLATVYLRVVEDLEEPAVGLLSIGEEDHKGSQLVLDAHALLRAMDGQGIRFYGNVEGRDIFQGTTDIVVTDGFTGNVVLKLAEGEAKVLLGWVKEALGSSLKSKAGGLLARGALKGLAERLNPSAYGASLLLGVKGLVLIGHGSSDEHAVKNSLLRAARAHESDLIERLKVALEQFGDSPASGQSE, via the coding sequence ATGAGCGCTGAAGCGAAGCGGAACGCTGCTCCATTGGGACTGCCGATTGCGCTGGACGCTATGGGCGGCGACTACGGCGTGGAGCCGAATGTGGCGGGGGCTGTAGCTGCAGCCCGTGCGGGCGTGTCGGTGCTGCTGGTGGGGCGCGAACCGCAGATTCACGCCGAACTGGCCAAGCATCCTGGCAGCAGCAGTCTGCCACTGCGGGTCATTGACACATCGGACGTGATTGGGATGGAAGAGCATGCCCGTGATGTGCGCTCGCGCCGTGAAGCCAGCATCAATGTCTGTACCCAGTTGGTGCGTGAGGATCGGGCGGCAGCCGTAGTATCTATGGGTCACAGCGGTGCAGCCATGGCATCGGCGCTGCTGACGCTAGGACGACTGCCAGGAGTAGACCGCCCAGCCATGTTAACCCACCTGCCCGCCAAAACAGGGTTTGTGACCCTGTTGGATGTGGGAGCCAATGCGGACGTCAAGGCCGCCTATCTGGCGCAGTGGGCGCTGCTGGCTACCGTTTACCTCAGGGTGGTGGAAGACTTGGAGGAACCTGCTGTGGGCCTGCTGAGCATTGGCGAGGAGGACCACAAGGGCAGTCAGCTGGTGCTAGATGCCCACGCCTTGCTGCGGGCCATGGATGGGCAGGGTATCCGTTTTTATGGCAATGTAGAGGGCCGCGACATCTTCCAGGGAACCACCGATATCGTGGTCACTGATGGCTTCACCGGAAATGTGGTCTTGAAGCTGGCGGAGGGTGAGGCCAAGGTGCTGCTGGGATGGGTCAAGGAAGCGCTGGGAAGTAGCCTCAAGTCCAAGGCTGGTGGACTGCTGGCCCGAGGAGCGCTCAAAGGGCTGGCCGAGCGGCTGAACCCCAGTGCCTACGGAGCCAGCTTGCTGCTGGGTGTGAAGGGACTCGTGTTGATCGGTCACGGGTCCTCGGATGAACATGCCGTCAAGAACTCTCTGCTGCGTGCGGCCCGCGCTCATGAATCGGACCTTATTGAGCGGTTGAAGGTGGCGCTGGAACAGTTTGGTGACTCGCCCGCTTCTGGACAATCTGAATAG
- a CDS encoding DUF4384 domain-containing protein — protein MAKPLLVSALALLLGSGLTSCTLTVADRTNHGLVTSGRNLITNLAPDRGEGASYRVGEEVRLRVEVREPGYLTLLAYQPSGTVEVMARGAYVEAGLHEFPRMDDGVVYNVAEPFGIQKIRAIFSRVQPSTTLVFSGPVGEESWNELGYGDISPRASRDVDVQETYLYIVR, from the coding sequence ATGGCAAAACCACTGCTCGTCAGCGCCTTGGCCCTGTTGCTCGGTAGCGGGCTCACCTCCTGCACCCTGACGGTGGCCGACCGGACCAATCACGGCCTGGTGACCTCCGGGCGTAACCTGATCACCAACTTGGCCCCGGACCGGGGTGAAGGTGCCAGCTACCGCGTGGGTGAGGAGGTCCGCTTGCGGGTAGAGGTGCGTGAACCGGGGTACTTGACGTTGCTGGCCTATCAGCCCAGTGGCACGGTAGAGGTCATGGCCAGAGGTGCCTATGTAGAAGCTGGCCTGCACGAGTTCCCCCGTATGGATGACGGAGTGGTGTACAACGTAGCTGAGCCATTCGGGATTCAGAAAATCCGGGCCATCTTCAGCCGCGTGCAGCCGTCAACCACCCTGGTCTTCAGCGGTCCGGTGGGTGAGGAGAGCTGGAATGAGCTGGGCTACGGGGACATTTCGCCGCGTGCCTCAAGGGACGTGGATGTGCAGGAAACCTACCTTTACATCGTCCGCTGA